In the Pseudolabrys taiwanensis genome, one interval contains:
- the lepA gene encoding translation elongation factor 4, whose protein sequence is MTSVPIENIRNFSIVAHIDHGKSTLADRLIQLTGGLDAREMAGKEQILDNMEIEKERGITIKAQTVRLIYRAKDGKDYILNLIDTPGHVDFAYEVNRSLAACEGSLLVVDASQGVEAQTLANVYHALDAGHEIVPVLNKVDLPAAEPERIKQQIEDVIGLDASNSVMISAKTGLGVPDVLEAIVTRLPPPKGDRSAPLKALLVDSWYDAYLGVVVLVRVVDGVLKKGQGIRMIGAGASYDVDRCGVFTPKLTIVDELGPGEIGMITASIKEVADARVGDTIADQRNLDIQPLPGFQPAIPVVFCGLFPIDAAAFEDLRAAMGKLRLNDASFSFEMETSAALGFGFRCGFLGLLHLEIIQERLEREFNLDLIATAPSVIYKMNLRDGSQIEIHNPVDMPDVMQILSIEEPWIEATILTPDEYLGAVLKLCQDRRGTQKELTYVGNRAMVKYELPLNEVVFDFYDRLKSVSKGYASFDYHLTDYREADLVKMSILVNDEPVDALSMLVHRTRAETRGRGMVEKLKELIPPHMFQVPIQAAIGGKIIARETVRALRKDVTAKCYGGDATRKRKLLDKQKKGKKKMRQYGKVDIPQEAFIAALKVDV, encoded by the coding sequence ATGACGTCTGTTCCGATCGAAAACATCCGCAATTTCTCCATCGTCGCGCATATCGACCATGGCAAATCGACGCTTGCCGACCGGCTGATCCAGCTCACCGGCGGCCTCGACGCGCGCGAAATGGCGGGCAAGGAACAGATTCTCGATAACATGGAGATCGAGAAGGAGCGCGGCATCACCATCAAGGCGCAGACTGTGCGCCTGATCTACCGCGCCAAGGACGGCAAAGATTACATTCTCAACCTGATCGACACCCCCGGCCACGTCGACTTCGCCTATGAGGTGAACCGGTCGCTGGCTGCCTGCGAGGGCTCGCTCTTGGTCGTCGACGCCTCCCAGGGCGTCGAGGCGCAGACCCTCGCCAACGTCTATCACGCGCTCGATGCCGGCCACGAAATCGTGCCGGTGCTGAACAAGGTCGACCTGCCGGCCGCCGAACCCGAGCGCATCAAGCAGCAGATCGAGGACGTCATCGGCCTCGACGCCTCCAACTCCGTCATGATCTCGGCCAAGACCGGGCTCGGCGTACCGGACGTGCTGGAGGCTATCGTGACGCGGCTGCCACCGCCGAAGGGCGACCGCAGCGCGCCGCTGAAGGCGCTGCTGGTCGACTCTTGGTACGACGCCTATCTCGGCGTCGTCGTGCTCGTGCGCGTGGTCGACGGCGTGCTCAAGAAGGGCCAGGGCATCCGCATGATCGGTGCCGGCGCGTCTTACGACGTCGACCGCTGCGGCGTGTTCACGCCGAAGCTGACCATCGTCGACGAACTGGGCCCCGGCGAGATCGGCATGATCACCGCGTCGATCAAGGAAGTCGCGGACGCGCGCGTCGGCGACACCATCGCCGACCAGCGCAATCTCGATATCCAACCGCTGCCCGGCTTCCAGCCGGCGATTCCGGTCGTGTTCTGCGGCCTGTTTCCGATCGACGCCGCGGCTTTCGAAGACTTGCGCGCCGCCATGGGCAAGCTGCGGCTCAACGACGCGAGCTTCTCGTTCGAAATGGAAACGTCCGCCGCGCTCGGCTTCGGCTTCCGCTGCGGCTTCCTCGGCCTGCTGCATCTGGAAATCATCCAGGAGCGGCTTGAACGCGAGTTCAACCTCGACCTGATCGCGACCGCGCCGTCGGTCATCTACAAGATGAACCTGCGCGACGGCAGCCAGATCGAGATTCACAATCCGGTCGACATGCCGGACGTGATGCAGATCCTGTCGATCGAAGAGCCCTGGATCGAGGCGACGATCCTGACGCCCGACGAATATCTCGGCGCCGTGCTCAAGCTGTGCCAGGACCGCCGCGGCACGCAGAAGGAACTGACCTACGTCGGCAACCGCGCCATGGTGAAATACGAACTGCCGCTCAACGAAGTGGTGTTCGATTTCTACGACCGGCTGAAGTCGGTGTCGAAGGGCTATGCCTCGTTCGACTATCACCTCACCGACTATCGCGAAGCCGATCTCGTCAAGATGTCGATCCTCGTCAACGACGAGCCGGTCGACGCGCTGTCGATGCTGGTGCACAGAACGCGCGCCGAGACGCGCGGCCGCGGCATGGTCGAGAAGCTCAAGGAACTGATCCCGCCGCACATGTTCCAAGTGCCGATCCAGGCCGCCATCGGCGGCAAGATCATCGCCCGCGAGACCGTGCGCGCCCTGCGCAAGGACGTGACCGCCAAGTGCTATGGCGGCGACGCCACCCGTAAGCGCAAGCTTCTGGACAAGCAGAAGAAGGGCAAGAAGAAGATGCGCCAATACGGCAAGGTGGACATTCCGCAGGAAGCGTTCATCGCCGCGCTGAAGGTGGATGTGTAG
- a CDS encoding antitoxin MazE family protein: protein MTAPRKSGSKTRSKAKPKTARERMQARRDRLRSQGLRPVQHWVPDLRDPKVRADLRREMAELAKHPANAEIDNWIEKIYDDSDWVYDDKDLK, encoded by the coding sequence ATGACCGCACCTCGCAAGTCGGGATCAAAGACCCGTTCGAAAGCCAAGCCAAAGACGGCACGCGAGCGCATGCAAGCGCGACGCGACCGGCTACGTTCGCAAGGCCTGCGGCCGGTGCAGCATTGGGTGCCCGATTTGCGCGATCCAAAGGTGCGAGCCGATTTGCGCCGCGAAATGGCTGAATTGGCAAAGCACCCTGCCAACGCTGAGATCGATAACTGGATCGAAAAAATCTACGACGACAGCGACTGGGTCTACGACGATAAAGACTTGAAATGA
- a CDS encoding type II toxin-antitoxin system PemK/MazF family toxin translates to MKRGDVVLVLMQGDVGKPRPAVIVQSDSVTASATSVIICPMTSEIHEPGTIRPIVEPDAANGLRLRSQIMTDKLAATRADRVRRVLGAVDASTMERLDRALFVVLGLDR, encoded by the coding sequence ATGAAGCGCGGCGATGTCGTTCTTGTTCTCATGCAGGGCGACGTCGGCAAGCCGCGCCCGGCCGTGATCGTCCAGTCGGACAGCGTTACCGCGTCGGCCACCAGTGTCATCATTTGTCCGATGACATCCGAAATCCACGAGCCGGGAACGATCCGTCCCATTGTCGAACCAGACGCTGCGAACGGCTTGCGCTTGCGCTCTCAAATCATGACCGACAAGCTTGCCGCGACGCGGGCCGATCGCGTTCGGCGCGTGCTAGGCGCCGTCGATGCCTCGACCATGGAGCGGCTCGACCGCGCGCTGTTCGTTGTCCTCGGGCTGGATCGGTGA
- the trpS gene encoding tryptophan--tRNA ligase, giving the protein MHAPSTTKPVILTGDRTTGPLHLGHYVGSLKNRVTMQDTHRQFLLLADNQALADNAHDPEKVRRNVIEVALDYLAVGIDPEKTSICVQSGLPALCELTMLYMNFVSVARLERNPTIKDEIRARGFGRDIPAGFLCYPVAQAADITGFKASVVPVGEDQAPLIEQTNEIARRINNQIGRAVLIEAEAVIPKVGRLPGIDGKAKMSKSQGNALPLSAAPDEIKRAVHQMYTDPNHVRVSDPGSVEGNVVFTYLDAFDPDEDGVADLKARYRRGGLGDMAVKARLEVLLQDLLAPIRQRRAALARDPDFVFDVLRDGTRTARAITQATLEEVREGLGLFELGF; this is encoded by the coding sequence ATGCATGCCCCTTCAACGACCAAGCCCGTCATCCTTACCGGCGACCGCACCACCGGTCCCCTGCATCTCGGCCACTATGTCGGCTCGCTCAAAAATCGCGTGACGATGCAGGACACGCATCGCCAATTCCTGCTGCTCGCCGACAATCAGGCGCTGGCCGACAACGCGCACGATCCGGAGAAAGTGCGCCGCAACGTCATCGAGGTGGCGCTCGATTATCTCGCCGTCGGCATCGATCCTGAAAAGACCAGCATCTGCGTGCAGTCCGGCCTGCCGGCGCTTTGCGAGCTGACGATGCTCTATATGAACTTCGTCTCGGTCGCCCGGCTCGAGCGCAATCCGACCATCAAGGACGAGATCCGCGCGCGTGGCTTCGGCCGCGACATTCCGGCCGGGTTCCTGTGCTATCCGGTCGCGCAAGCGGCCGATATCACCGGCTTCAAGGCAAGCGTCGTGCCCGTCGGCGAAGACCAGGCGCCGCTGATCGAGCAGACCAACGAGATCGCGCGGCGCATCAACAACCAGATCGGCCGCGCGGTGCTCATCGAAGCAGAGGCCGTCATTCCGAAGGTCGGGCGGCTGCCGGGCATCGACGGCAAGGCGAAGATGAGCAAGTCGCAGGGCAACGCGCTGCCGCTGTCGGCTGCGCCCGACGAGATCAAGCGCGCGGTGCACCAGATGTACACCGACCCGAACCATGTGCGCGTCAGCGACCCCGGCTCGGTCGAAGGCAATGTGGTCTTCACTTATCTCGATGCGTTCGACCCGGATGAGGACGGCGTCGCTGACCTCAAGGCGCGTTACCGCCGCGGCGGCCTCGGCGACATGGCGGTGAAAGCGCGGCTCGAGGTCTTGTTGCAGGATTTGCTGGCGCCGATCCGCCAGCGCCGCGCGGCGTTAGCGCGCGATCCGGATTTTGTGTTCGACGTTCTGCGCGACGGGACTCGGACGGCGCGGGCGATCACGCAAGCGACGCTGGAGGAGGTGCGGGAGGGGTTGGGGTTGTTTGAACTAGGTTTCTAG
- a CDS encoding GNAT family N-acetyltransferase, giving the protein MTDADLPRVLHIAAAVHPSLPEDAAVFAERLALYPTGCLVHEHGGAVDSYVISHPWQDAAPPALNTLLGKLPATPSTYYIHDIALMPDARGSGVANTIVKTLMAHARQNHFATITLVAVNNSARFWRKHGFEAVNDRSLAAKIASYGADARLMRATLPPA; this is encoded by the coding sequence ATGACCGACGCCGATCTGCCGCGGGTGCTGCACATCGCCGCCGCGGTGCACCCGTCCTTGCCGGAAGACGCGGCTGTCTTTGCCGAACGTCTCGCGCTGTATCCGACTGGTTGTCTGGTCCACGAACACGGCGGTGCCGTCGACAGCTACGTCATCAGTCACCCTTGGCAGGACGCGGCGCCACCCGCGCTCAATACGCTGTTGGGCAAACTGCCGGCCACGCCATCGACCTACTACATCCATGACATCGCGCTGATGCCGGACGCGCGCGGCAGCGGTGTCGCGAACACGATCGTCAAAACGCTGATGGCTCATGCGCGGCAGAACCACTTCGCCACGATCACGCTCGTCGCCGTGAACAATTCCGCACGCTTCTGGCGCAAGCACGGCTTCGAGGCCGTGAACGACAGAAGTCTTGCCGCGAAGATCGCAAGCTACGGCGCGGATGCGCGCCTCATGCGCGCGACCTTGCCGCCGGCTTGA
- a CDS encoding MmgE/PrpD family protein yields the protein MADATAWLVRCDALPADVEAKARLLLLDTLGCLLAGLNHPDVKAFGRALRVAFPGDVAWPASDIQLAPAASGALGAAAACWDEACEGNASAHGRPGLPVVPALLALAATRNATLGELLLALATGYEIGTRAGESWRIPPGWHVDGSSHSLGVAAAVARLTSGPQRVQAAIEAAACQIPASLYLPITVGSVLRNTYAAHAVLLGVMAAAAADANFTMPDGALEEGRRRVLRAENDANPTPAGHWTILDGYLKPFAAVRHTHYGVAAALRLRQHPAFSLAKLGAIRLQVYDEAMRYCGNRAPQTAIQAQFSLSYAVAAALVLGDLGPEAYTKLDDPAITDLERRIAVDVDPARTHRGATLTLTIDGAALSDTVDAVAGDPSMPMTQAEAVAKFHRYTDSIVGRPHAEALVAFALEASATTPARQCFSLGRP from the coding sequence TTGGCCGACGCAACGGCGTGGCTCGTGCGGTGCGATGCGTTGCCGGCCGATGTCGAAGCGAAGGCCCGCCTTCTGTTGCTCGATACGCTTGGCTGTCTGCTCGCCGGCTTGAACCATCCCGACGTTAAGGCATTCGGTCGCGCGCTGCGCGTCGCCTTTCCCGGCGACGTCGCCTGGCCCGCCTCGGACATCCAGCTCGCGCCGGCCGCCAGCGGCGCGCTCGGTGCGGCGGCGGCGTGCTGGGATGAAGCCTGCGAAGGCAATGCTTCGGCGCATGGTCGGCCGGGCCTGCCCGTTGTTCCCGCGCTGCTGGCGCTCGCCGCGACTCGCAATGCGACGCTCGGCGAACTGCTGCTGGCGCTGGCGACCGGCTATGAGATCGGCACCCGCGCCGGCGAATCTTGGCGCATTCCGCCGGGCTGGCATGTCGACGGCAGCTCGCATTCGCTCGGCGTTGCCGCGGCGGTCGCGCGGTTGACCTCGGGACCGCAGCGTGTGCAAGCGGCAATCGAAGCCGCCGCCTGTCAGATTCCAGCCAGCCTGTATTTGCCGATCACCGTCGGCTCGGTGTTGCGCAACACCTATGCGGCGCATGCCGTGCTGCTCGGCGTCATGGCCGCCGCCGCGGCGGACGCGAACTTCACGATGCCCGATGGTGCGCTCGAAGAAGGCCGCCGCCGTGTACTGCGCGCCGAGAACGACGCCAATCCAACGCCGGCCGGTCATTGGACAATTCTGGACGGCTATCTGAAGCCCTTCGCCGCCGTGCGCCATACGCATTACGGCGTCGCCGCCGCGTTGCGCTTGCGTCAGCATCCCGCTTTCTCGCTGGCCAAACTCGGCGCGATCCGGCTGCAGGTCTATGACGAGGCGATGCGCTACTGCGGCAATCGCGCGCCACAAACCGCCATCCAGGCGCAGTTCAGTCTGTCCTACGCGGTCGCGGCCGCGCTCGTGCTCGGCGACCTCGGGCCGGAGGCCTACACCAAGCTCGATGACCCGGCGATCACGGATCTCGAACGCCGCATCGCCGTCGACGTCGATCCGGCGCGCACGCACCGCGGCGCCACGCTCACGCTCACCATCGACGGCGCCGCGCTGTCGGATACGGTCGATGCCGTCGCGGGCGATCCGTCGATGCCGATGACGCAAGCCGAGGCCGTCGCCAAATTCCACCGCTACACGGATTCGATCGTCGGCCGGCCACATGCCGAAGCGCTCGTCGCTTTCGCGCTTGAAGCCAGCGCGACAACACCGGCGCGCCAATGCTTTTCGTTGGGACGCCCATAG
- a CDS encoding Bug family tripartite tricarboxylate transporter substrate binding protein codes for MKRPNLPALGLELSRRTVLGAALSAPFVLKARAQEYPTRNPRLIVPFAAGGPTDTLTRIAAERVSPLLGQQAVVENRAGAGGNIAGELVARTDADGYTLLVAGQAILAINKALYKKISYDPATDFTFIGMLGVIANVLLVNPKTVPVNSVAELIDLAKKKPGEISYGSNGPGSLTHLTTAIMAHQAGIELLHVPYQGAAPLTTDLLAGRIGMTFTAASAAMPLVRSGQLRALAVTTGKRSRFSPELPTLVESGFPTLDAPTWFGVVARSKTPAPILAKLRKDFNTVITSEDYAKALEKQSIEIMVVPPETSDEFLAKERKLWSDAVKVTGVSLD; via the coding sequence ATGAAACGGCCGAACTTGCCGGCACTCGGATTGGAATTGTCGCGGCGCACCGTGCTCGGCGCGGCACTCTCCGCGCCATTCGTTCTCAAGGCGCGCGCGCAGGAGTATCCGACGCGCAATCCGCGCCTCATCGTGCCGTTCGCGGCCGGCGGTCCGACCGATACGCTGACGCGCATCGCCGCCGAGCGCGTGAGCCCGCTCCTAGGCCAGCAGGCCGTGGTCGAGAACCGCGCCGGCGCCGGCGGCAACATCGCCGGTGAACTCGTCGCGCGCACCGATGCCGACGGCTACACCTTGCTGGTCGCCGGACAGGCGATCCTCGCGATCAACAAGGCGCTGTACAAGAAGATCTCCTACGATCCGGCCACCGACTTCACCTTCATCGGCATGCTCGGCGTCATCGCCAATGTGCTGCTGGTCAATCCGAAGACCGTACCGGTGAACTCGGTCGCGGAGCTGATCGACCTTGCCAAGAAGAAGCCCGGCGAAATTTCGTACGGCTCGAACGGCCCGGGCTCGCTCACGCATCTGACCACCGCGATCATGGCACATCAGGCCGGCATCGAACTCTTGCATGTGCCCTATCAGGGCGCGGCGCCGCTCACGACCGATCTGCTGGCCGGGCGCATCGGCATGACCTTCACCGCCGCGTCGGCCGCCATGCCGCTGGTGCGGTCAGGCCAATTGCGTGCCCTTGCGGTGACCACCGGCAAGCGCAGCCGTTTCAGCCCGGAATTGCCGACCTTGGTCGAAAGCGGCTTCCCCACGCTCGATGCGCCGACATGGTTCGGCGTGGTGGCGCGCAGCAAGACACCGGCGCCGATCCTCGCCAAGCTGCGCAAGGACTTCAACACCGTCATCACCAGCGAAGACTATGCCAAGGCGCTGGAGAAGCAGTCGATCGAGATCATGGTGGTGCCGCCGGAGACCTCGGACGAGTTTCTCGCCAAGGAGCGCAAGCTCTGGAGCGACGCCGTGAAGGTGACGGGCGTCAGCTTGGATTAG
- a CDS encoding L,D-transpeptidase yields MSRILSALAACAFMVCAIARADAGVVVTVNKSTQRLTVEIDGVTRYQWPVSTARWGYRTPNGTYRPERLERKWYSRKYDWSPMPYSIFFNGGYAIHGSYEISRLGRPASHGCIRLHPNNAAILFALVQEHRRDTVIVVTGDRPAPAPEVSRPVRRTHGRDFQQLFDPDGDDGYYYAPPPRWRGGPY; encoded by the coding sequence ATGTCGCGTATCCTGAGTGCTTTGGCCGCCTGTGCCTTTATGGTGTGCGCGATCGCGCGTGCCGATGCGGGCGTCGTCGTCACCGTCAATAAATCCACGCAGCGCCTCACCGTCGAAATCGACGGCGTCACCCGATATCAGTGGCCTGTGTCGACCGCCCGCTGGGGCTATCGCACGCCCAACGGCACCTACCGGCCGGAGCGGCTCGAGCGCAAATGGTACTCGCGCAAATATGACTGGTCGCCGATGCCGTACTCGATCTTCTTCAATGGCGGCTACGCCATCCACGGCAGCTACGAAATCTCCCGGCTCGGGCGGCCTGCCTCGCACGGCTGCATCCGTCTGCATCCGAACAATGCCGCCATCCTGTTCGCGCTCGTGCAGGAGCATCGCCGCGATACGGTGATCGTCGTCACGGGCGATCGGCCGGCGCCGGCGCCCGAGGTCAGCCGGCCGGTGCGGCGGACGCACGGCCGGGATTTCCAGCAGTTGTTCGATCCGGACGGTGACGACGGCTACTACTACGCACCGCCGCCGCGCTGGCGCGGCGGGCCGTATTGA
- a CDS encoding L,D-transpeptidase, producing MRNLAMTAMFGVLMMTLPARAELVVSISKSQQRISVAVDGEEAYRWPVSTGRKGYSTPSGTYRPTRLERQWYSRKYDWAPMPWSVFFHRGYAMHGTTETRNIGRPASHGCVRLRPDNASVLFSMVQRYGAKQTKVVVLDGPLPRAPGGQPMAEGPAATKPATVATKDVSDEKPAGGSEHLSAKTSNKAYAAQARATDGDEQPVVRRAARTQVATVERLSVSVGSEGHVMRERDAWLRALDRKYGITR from the coding sequence ATGCGTAACCTCGCTATGACGGCCATGTTCGGTGTGCTGATGATGACGCTGCCCGCGCGCGCGGAGCTTGTCGTCAGCATCAGCAAATCGCAGCAGCGCATCTCGGTGGCGGTGGACGGCGAAGAGGCCTACCGCTGGCCGGTGTCCACGGGACGCAAAGGCTACTCGACGCCATCCGGCACGTATCGGCCGACCCGGCTCGAGCGGCAGTGGTATTCGCGCAAATACGATTGGGCGCCGATGCCGTGGTCTGTGTTCTTCCACCGCGGCTATGCCATGCACGGCACGACCGAGACGCGGAACATCGGCCGCCCGGCCTCGCATGGCTGCGTGCGCTTGCGGCCGGACAATGCGTCGGTCTTGTTTTCCATGGTGCAACGGTACGGCGCGAAGCAGACCAAAGTCGTCGTGCTGGACGGCCCATTGCCGCGCGCGCCGGGCGGTCAGCCGATGGCGGAAGGACCCGCCGCGACGAAGCCTGCAACAGTCGCCACGAAGGATGTGAGCGATGAAAAGCCCGCCGGCGGCAGCGAGCATCTGAGCGCCAAGACGAGCAACAAGGCTTATGCCGCGCAGGCGCGCGCCACCGATGGGGATGAGCAACCGGTCGTGCGGCGTGCCGCCCGCACTCAGGTCGCCACGGTCGAGCGGTTGAGCGTCTCGGTCGGCAGCGAAGGGCATGTGATGCGCGAGCGCGACGCCTGGCTGCGTGCGCTCGACCGCAAGTACGGCATTACGCGTTAA
- the mepA gene encoding penicillin-insensitive murein endopeptidase has product MQQQTPAPAVTPPAPALPAAPPAPAPDTASAPAPITPAPAATAPPAEPVTTATPTPPADTPAPAASAPLPTARPTVSDGLDATPAKTLFSRVKLPSLGKALAIGYYPRGCLSGGVELPVNGPTWQVMRLSRNRNWGHPELVHFLERFAPLAAKATGWKGILVGDMAQPRGGPLPFGHLSHQIGLDVDIWFMPMPAHTLSNDEREKTSAINLVSDDWKHINPKTWTPQHIAFIRTAAEQPGVERVLVNAAIKKELCRVDNGKHSSWLDKVRPWYGHHDHIHVRMKCPADSPNCRKQPPVPGDDGCSASALDYWFSDKVLHPKPKPPGPPPRPLMLSDLPPACKTVVSAPARDASKTTER; this is encoded by the coding sequence ATGCAACAGCAAACGCCGGCACCGGCAGTGACGCCGCCCGCACCGGCCTTACCGGCTGCGCCGCCGGCCCCTGCGCCGGACACCGCGTCCGCTCCCGCGCCAATCACACCGGCACCCGCCGCGACCGCGCCACCCGCCGAGCCGGTCACAACCGCCACGCCCACGCCACCGGCCGACACCCCGGCGCCCGCGGCATCCGCGCCGCTGCCAACGGCCCGGCCGACGGTCAGCGACGGCCTCGATGCTACGCCGGCGAAGACGCTGTTCTCGCGCGTGAAGCTGCCGTCGCTCGGCAAGGCGCTGGCGATCGGTTATTACCCGCGTGGCTGTCTCTCAGGCGGCGTCGAACTGCCGGTGAACGGACCGACCTGGCAAGTGATGCGCCTCTCGCGCAACCGCAATTGGGGGCATCCCGAACTCGTGCACTTCCTCGAACGCTTCGCGCCACTCGCGGCCAAAGCGACAGGCTGGAAAGGCATCCTCGTCGGCGACATGGCGCAGCCGCGCGGTGGGCCATTGCCCTTCGGTCATCTGAGCCATCAGATCGGACTCGACGTCGATATCTGGTTCATGCCCATGCCTGCCCACACGCTGTCGAACGATGAGCGTGAAAAGACGTCGGCGATCAATCTCGTCTCCGACGATTGGAAGCACATCAATCCAAAGACCTGGACGCCGCAGCATATCGCCTTCATCCGCACGGCCGCCGAACAGCCGGGGGTCGAGCGCGTACTCGTCAATGCGGCCATCAAGAAAGAGCTGTGCCGCGTCGACAATGGCAAGCACTCATCCTGGCTCGATAAAGTGCGTCCGTGGTACGGCCACCACGACCACATTCATGTGCGGATGAAATGTCCCGCCGACTCGCCGAACTGTCGCAAACAACCGCCAGTACCCGGCGACGATGGATGCAGCGCCTCGGCTCTCGACTATTGGTTCTCGGATAAGGTATTGCATCCGAAGCCCAAGCCGCCGGGCCCGCCACCGCGTCCGCTGATGCTGTCGGACCTTCCGCCGGCTTGCAAAACCGTAGTCAGCGCACCCGCGCGTGACGCCAGCAAGACGACAGAAAGATAA
- a CDS encoding fumarylacetoacetate hydrolase family protein, with product MVEGNEIKDVTAALDVLPAARYPLPTTDLLITHLPEVQKAASAAAKGAKSFALSDVKLLSPVANPGKLVAAPVNYKKHLDEARTDPQIHHQNQVAEIQRVGLFLKANSSLAGASDVIPIRHPDRRTDHEIELVAIIGAKANRVKREDALKYVAGYCIGLDITVRGPEERSLRKSIDGYSVLGPYLVTADELSDPTNLDLKLTVNGEPRQIANTRDLIIGVAELIEFATSFYTLYPGDVLFTGTPEGVGPIKPGDTIDASITHLGSIQVKVG from the coding sequence TTGGTTGAAGGAAATGAAATCAAGGATGTGACGGCGGCGCTCGATGTGTTGCCGGCCGCGCGCTATCCGCTTCCGACCACCGATCTCCTGATCACCCATCTTCCGGAAGTCCAGAAGGCCGCTTCGGCCGCCGCGAAGGGCGCCAAGAGCTTTGCGCTGAGCGACGTGAAGCTGCTCAGCCCGGTCGCCAATCCGGGCAAGCTCGTCGCCGCACCGGTGAACTACAAGAAGCATCTGGATGAAGCGCGGACCGACCCCCAGATCCACCATCAGAACCAGGTGGCGGAGATCCAGCGCGTCGGCCTGTTCCTGAAGGCGAACAGCTCGCTCGCCGGCGCGAGCGACGTGATCCCGATCCGCCATCCGGACCGCCGCACCGACCACGAGATCGAGCTCGTCGCCATCATCGGCGCCAAGGCCAACCGCGTGAAGCGCGAAGACGCGCTCAAATATGTCGCCGGCTATTGCATCGGCCTCGACATCACCGTGCGCGGTCCTGAAGAACGCTCGCTGCGCAAGTCGATCGACGGCTACTCGGTGCTCGGACCGTATCTGGTCACGGCCGACGAACTGAGCGATCCGACCAACCTCGACCTCAAGCTCACGGTCAATGGCGAACCGCGTCAGATCGCCAACACGCGCGATCTCATCATCGGCGTCGCCGAGCTGATCGAGTTCGCGACGTCGTTCTACACGCTCTATCCGGGTGACGTGCTGTTCACCGGCACGCCGGAAGGCGTCGGCCCGATCAAGCCGGGCGACACCATCGACGCGTCGATCACGCATCTGGGATCGATCCAGGTGAAGGTGGGATAA
- a CDS encoding Lrp/AsnC family transcriptional regulator: MVKLDAVDLKILRHLQDDGRMSLADLAQKVGLSPSPCLRRVRILEKAGVIARYVAVLDQRAVGLPVSVFISIKLEKQREELLDRFAKTIARWPEVLECYLMTGPRDYLLRVVVPDLPAYERFLKQKLTRLEGIASIESSFALEQVKYTNVLPVA; encoded by the coding sequence ATGGTCAAGCTCGATGCCGTCGATCTGAAGATCCTGCGCCACCTGCAGGACGACGGCCGCATGAGCCTTGCAGACTTGGCGCAGAAGGTCGGGCTGTCGCCGTCGCCGTGCCTGCGCCGCGTGCGCATCCTGGAGAAGGCCGGCGTGATCGCGCGTTATGTCGCGGTGCTCGACCAGCGCGCGGTCGGACTGCCGGTCAGCGTGTTCATCTCGATCAAGCTGGAAAAGCAGCGCGAGGAATTGCTCGATCGCTTTGCCAAGACCATCGCGCGCTGGCCGGAAGTGCTCGAGTGCTATCTGATGACCGGGCCGCGCGATTATCTCTTGCGCGTCGTGGTGCCGGATCTGCCGGCTTACGAACGCTTCCTCAAGCAGAAGCTGACGCGGCTCGAAGGCATCGCCTCGATCGAATCCAGCTTCGCGCTGGAGCAGGTGAAATATACCAACGTGCTGCCGGTGGCGTAA